A stretch of Sandaracinaceae bacterium DNA encodes these proteins:
- the hemB gene encoding porphobilinogen synthase has protein sequence MTETSMDPSLYGAFPRTRMRRNRKDDWSRRLVRENALSVNDLIWPCFVREGQGERTDIASMPGVQRLTVDLLVEAAAEAAELGIPAIAVFPVTDPKDKTPGGEEAKNPDNLVCRAVRALREASLDVGIVCDVALDPFTTHGQDGLVKDGYVVNDETVELLCQQAVVQAEAGCHVIAPSDMMDGRIGAIRDALDQAGHAHVRILSYAAKYASAFYGPFRDAVGSKGSLGQGDKRTYQQDPANGDEALREVAIDLSEGADMVMVKPGMPYLDVVRRVKDAFGVPTYAYQVSGEYAMLRGSADRGWLDWEKTILESLLCFKRAGADGVLTYAAVEVAKMLKEQA, from the coding sequence GTGACGGAGACTTCGATGGACCCGAGCCTCTACGGCGCCTTCCCCCGCACGCGCATGCGCCGCAACCGCAAGGACGACTGGTCGCGCCGGCTCGTCCGCGAGAACGCGCTCAGCGTCAACGACCTGATCTGGCCGTGCTTCGTGCGCGAGGGCCAGGGCGAGCGCACCGACATCGCCTCGATGCCGGGCGTGCAGCGCCTCACGGTCGACCTGCTCGTCGAGGCCGCGGCCGAGGCGGCGGAGCTGGGCATCCCCGCCATCGCGGTCTTCCCGGTCACCGACCCGAAGGACAAGACGCCGGGGGGCGAGGAGGCGAAGAACCCCGACAACCTCGTCTGCCGCGCGGTCCGCGCGCTCCGCGAGGCGAGCCTGGACGTCGGCATCGTGTGCGACGTGGCGCTCGATCCCTTCACCACCCACGGCCAGGACGGCCTGGTGAAGGACGGCTACGTGGTGAACGACGAGACGGTGGAGCTGCTCTGCCAGCAGGCGGTCGTGCAGGCCGAGGCCGGCTGCCACGTGATCGCGCCGTCGGACATGATGGACGGGCGCATCGGGGCCATCCGCGACGCGCTCGACCAGGCGGGCCACGCGCACGTGCGCATCCTGAGCTACGCGGCGAAGTACGCGAGCGCGTTCTACGGCCCCTTCCGCGACGCGGTGGGCAGCAAGGGCAGCCTCGGCCAGGGCGACAAGCGCACCTATCAGCAGGACCCGGCGAACGGGGACGAGGCGCTCCGCGAGGTCGCCATCGATCTCAGCGAGGGCGCCGACATGGTGATGGTCAAGCCCGGCATGCCGTACCTCGACGTCGTGCGCCGCGTGAAGGACGCGTTCGGCGTGCCGACCTACGCCTACCAGGTGAGCGGCGAGTACGCGATGCTGCGCGGCTCGGCCGATCGCGGCTGGCTCGACTGGGAGAAGACCATCCTCGAGAGCCTGCTCTGCTTCAAGCGGGCGGGCGCCGACGGCGTGCTCACCTACGCCGCGGTCGAGGTGGCGAAGATGCTGAAGGAGCAGGCATGA
- a CDS encoding SDR family oxidoreductase → MRRAGRRADGAWVITGAASGFGREVARRLSERGESLALWDRDRAGLEETRAQIRAGRVHLEEVDVTDPEALVGARQRSEEALGAIAHVFHSAGVLAVGPADEVPPDAYRRMLEVNVLGTVHVTQALLPSLRRAGATGRATLTLVASVAGLRGFPQLAGYSASKFAVVGFAQALSDELTGSGVAVKVLCPPPGDTPMVRALPELPPVYKLSPMFSAAQIVEAWLREVKRPGLYALVDVRSKALWRVARFAPRLVDLIVRNAR, encoded by the coding sequence ATGCGACGAGCGGGGCGAAGGGCGGACGGAGCGTGGGTGATCACGGGCGCGGCGAGCGGCTTCGGCCGCGAGGTGGCGCGGCGGCTGAGCGAGCGGGGTGAGTCGCTCGCGCTCTGGGACCGCGACCGCGCCGGGCTCGAGGAGACCCGCGCCCAGATCCGGGCCGGCAGAGTGCACCTCGAGGAGGTCGACGTGACCGACCCGGAGGCGCTCGTCGGTGCGCGGCAGCGGAGCGAGGAGGCGCTTGGCGCGATCGCGCACGTCTTCCACTCGGCCGGGGTGCTCGCGGTGGGCCCGGCGGACGAGGTCCCGCCCGACGCGTATCGCCGCATGCTCGAGGTCAACGTGCTCGGGACGGTGCACGTGACGCAGGCGCTCCTGCCGTCGCTGCGGCGGGCCGGCGCGACGGGCCGGGCGACGCTCACGCTGGTGGCGTCGGTCGCGGGGCTGCGCGGCTTTCCCCAGCTCGCGGGCTACTCGGCGAGCAAGTTCGCGGTGGTGGGCTTCGCCCAGGCGCTCTCGGACGAGCTGACGGGCAGCGGCGTCGCGGTCAAGGTGCTGTGCCCGCCTCCAGGCGACACGCCGATGGTCCGGGCGCTGCCCGAGCTGCCGCCGGTCTACAAGCTCTCCCCGATGTTCAGCGCCGCGCAGATCGTCGAGGCGTGGCTGCGGGAGGTCAAGCGGCCGGGGCTCTACGCGCTGGTGGACGTGCGGAGCAAGGCGCTCTGGCGCGTCGCCCGCTTCGCGCCCCGGCTGGTCGACCTGATCGTGCGCAACGCGCGCTGA
- a CDS encoding succinylglutamate desuccinylase/aspartoacylase family protein, producing MPLPAGSHFLTPTVPLHVLEADAPGPTALIQAGIHGDEVAGVHALEELLEAGIRPAAGRLLIVPTMNRAAYRARQRAAPGGLDLNRCFPGDADAPEVERRLARVFMDLVEGERPDLMATLHESHKRYDPAVTPSFGQTLVYGVQPIPPVVERAVARLDAMKQSDEERWASQHYPVSTSSTEVIVDAIGCVGICVETWMGFEERRRIEMQKDVVHVLLDELGVLPFPSERNPERPSKSK from the coding sequence ATGCCGCTGCCCGCAGGCTCCCACTTCCTGACGCCCACCGTCCCCCTCCACGTGCTCGAGGCCGACGCGCCCGGCCCGACGGCGCTGATCCAGGCCGGCATCCACGGCGACGAGGTCGCGGGCGTGCACGCGCTCGAGGAGCTGCTCGAGGCGGGCATCCGACCCGCGGCGGGGCGCCTCCTGATCGTCCCGACCATGAACCGCGCCGCCTATCGAGCCCGCCAGCGCGCCGCGCCCGGAGGACTCGACCTCAACCGCTGCTTCCCCGGGGACGCCGACGCGCCCGAGGTGGAGAGGCGCCTCGCGCGCGTCTTCATGGATCTCGTCGAGGGCGAGCGCCCCGACCTGATGGCGACCCTTCACGAGAGCCACAAGCGCTACGACCCCGCGGTGACGCCGAGCTTCGGCCAGACCCTCGTCTACGGCGTGCAGCCCATCCCGCCCGTCGTGGAGCGCGCGGTCGCCCGCCTCGACGCGATGAAGCAGAGCGACGAGGAGCGCTGGGCCTCGCAGCACTACCCGGTCTCGACCTCCTCGACCGAGGTGATCGTGGACGCCATCGGCTGCGTCGGGATCTGCGTCGAGACCTGGATGGGCTTCGAGGAGCGCCGCCGCATCGAGATGCAGAAAGACGTCGTGCACGTCTTGCTCGACGAGCTGGGCGTGCTGCCCTTCCCCTCCGAACGCAACCCCGAACGCCCTTCCAAGAGCAAGTGA
- a CDS encoding TraR/DksA C4-type zinc finger protein — translation MAATPATAHPDEQDENPLSATDLEHFKKVLEDKRVALVKSAQESLEQDMTLDTNEMPDEVDLASSEYIQSFALRLRGRERNFLDKIETALQKIEDGEFGICEMCEEPIGRKRLDARPETTLCIRCKEDQERNERDFK, via the coding sequence ATGGCAGCAACTCCCGCAACCGCTCACCCCGACGAGCAAGACGAGAACCCGCTCAGCGCGACGGATCTCGAGCACTTCAAGAAGGTCCTCGAGGACAAGCGCGTCGCGCTCGTGAAGAGCGCGCAGGAAAGCCTCGAACAGGACATGACGCTCGACACGAACGAGATGCCCGACGAGGTCGATCTCGCGTCGAGTGAGTACATCCAGTCGTTCGCGCTGCGCCTGCGCGGACGCGAGCGCAACTTCCTCGACAAGATCGAGACGGCGCTCCAGAAGATCGAAGACGGCGAGTTCGGCATCTGCGAGATGTGCGAGGAGCCCATCGGTCGCAAGCGCCTCGACGCGCGCCCCGAGACGACGCTCTGCATCCGCTGCAAGGAAGACCAGGAGCGCAACGAGCGCGACTTCAAGTAG
- a CDS encoding FKBP-type peptidyl-prolyl cis-trans isomerase — MARTTTRTTLLSLSLALALAGCDRDEPPARLPSRDAPAAEAPERRAPPSDARRNAAAEPGRPPEAARPPSLPAPDDVAAPPATAERTESGLASRVLQAGTGDVHPGPQDGVTVQYSGWRAEDGELFDSSIRRGRPASFTLERVIPGWQEGLQLMVVGEKRRLWVPAELAYEGRPGPQGMLVFDVELLAVHSAPDTPPNVSAPPRGAARTESGLASIVLEAGEGTRHPAASDTVQVHYAGWRAEDGELFDSSLTRGEPASFRLDRVIAGWTEGVQLMVEGEKRRFWIPAALAYEGRPRGPQGMLVFDIELLSIGE, encoded by the coding sequence ATGGCCCGAACGACCACCCGAACCACGCTCCTGTCGCTCTCGCTCGCCCTCGCGCTGGCGGGCTGCGACCGAGACGAGCCGCCGGCTCGCCTCCCGTCCCGTGACGCCCCGGCGGCCGAGGCGCCGGAGCGGAGGGCGCCCCCCTCCGACGCGCGTCGCAACGCGGCGGCCGAGCCCGGGCGCCCTCCGGAGGCCGCGCGCCCGCCCTCGCTCCCCGCCCCGGACGACGTGGCGGCGCCCCCCGCGACGGCCGAGCGCACCGAGAGCGGCCTGGCCTCCCGCGTGCTGCAGGCGGGGACCGGCGACGTGCACCCGGGCCCGCAGGACGGAGTCACGGTCCAGTACAGCGGTTGGCGCGCGGAGGACGGCGAGCTCTTCGACAGCTCCATCCGCCGCGGCCGCCCCGCGAGCTTCACGCTCGAGCGCGTGATCCCCGGCTGGCAGGAGGGCCTCCAGCTGATGGTCGTCGGGGAGAAGCGCCGGCTCTGGGTGCCCGCGGAGCTCGCCTACGAGGGGCGACCCGGTCCGCAGGGCATGCTCGTCTTCGACGTGGAGCTCCTCGCGGTGCACTCCGCGCCCGATACCCCGCCGAACGTCAGCGCGCCGCCGCGGGGCGCCGCGCGCACCGAGTCGGGGCTCGCGTCGATCGTGCTCGAGGCGGGGGAGGGCACGCGTCACCCGGCCGCCTCCGACACCGTGCAGGTGCACTACGCGGGCTGGCGGGCGGAGGACGGCGAGCTCTTCGACAGCTCACTGACGCGCGGTGAGCCGGCCTCCTTCCGGCTCGACCGGGTGATCGCCGGGTGGACGGAGGGCGTGCAGCTGATGGTCGAGGGAGAGAAGCGTCGCTTCTGGATCCCGGCCGCGCTCGCGTACGAGGGCCGCCCCCGCGGCCCGCAGGGCATGCTCGTGTTCGACATCGAGCTGCTGAGTATCGGGGAATGA
- a CDS encoding fatty acid desaturase gives MATGWQGLLPEPALWQLGLFPVALYAVIMAHVFIHNASHGNFPKAINRIVGEICGAIVGTKFASWEIVHRRHHRHTDDPEKDPHPATRGYWRYAFRTLINVELQLRQQYYELYGDNEETRRYEIWRSRLSFTSGLLLFVAWFTLLGPAGFFLLYLPAFVGAALFVIHFNWAGHNAHRSEYAIEPADLDYGWYWIGNRIFFGIYYHGTHHKLAMLFNPMKAPEHMRVGEPRRVEPEDEVAAAA, from the coding sequence GTGGCCACGGGCTGGCAGGGCCTGCTGCCCGAGCCGGCGTTGTGGCAGCTCGGCCTGTTCCCGGTCGCGCTCTACGCCGTGATCATGGCGCACGTGTTCATTCACAACGCCTCCCACGGGAACTTCCCCAAGGCGATCAACCGCATCGTGGGAGAGATCTGCGGCGCCATCGTGGGCACCAAGTTCGCCTCCTGGGAGATCGTGCACCGGCGTCACCACCGCCACACCGACGACCCGGAGAAAGATCCGCATCCGGCGACGCGCGGCTACTGGCGCTACGCGTTCCGCACGCTGATCAACGTCGAGCTCCAGCTGCGCCAGCAGTACTACGAGCTCTACGGCGACAACGAAGAGACCCGCCGCTACGAGATCTGGCGCTCGCGCCTGAGCTTCACGAGCGGGCTCCTGCTCTTCGTCGCGTGGTTCACCCTCCTCGGGCCGGCCGGGTTCTTCCTGCTCTACCTGCCCGCGTTCGTCGGGGCGGCGCTCTTCGTGATCCACTTCAACTGGGCGGGGCACAACGCGCACCGGAGCGAGTACGCCATCGAGCCGGCCGACCTGGACTACGGCTGGTACTGGATCGGCAACCGGATCTTCTTCGGCATCTACTACCACGGCACCCACCACAAGCTGGCGATGCTCTTCAACCCCATGAAGGCGCCGGAGCACATGCGGGTCGGCGAGCCCCGCCGGGTGGAGCCGGAGGACGAGGTCGCGGCCGCGGCGTAG
- a CDS encoding fatty acid desaturase translates to MASDAQTGRRRTLPRGRGDRLLHNVADYRQIAIVATYWAVLSAMYFVPPCRNVFFFLFACWLSFLNAVVIHNHLHKGIFKSKRLNRLFRGVLSFGALYPASANIASHNLVHHHFDDDGQPDWAAPENVDFRWHLLNLVHFPNVVGPNTFNGVSRWARTTRQRDFRRQYGLEQAFAFGLTGALLVFDFWTALFFVVLPQLWGARGILRINLIQHDGCDVTSEWNHSRNFVGRAFNWVMCNNGYHTIHHNRAGLHWSVLDEVHDRECGARTDPSLNEPSMVLYLLRSFFFRYSRPRTRDVAQAERGQRASGLEAREVRRAEAEAEALAS, encoded by the coding sequence GTGGCGAGCGACGCGCAGACGGGCCGGCGACGGACCCTCCCGCGGGGGCGGGGCGACCGGTTGCTGCACAACGTGGCTGACTACCGTCAGATCGCGATCGTCGCGACGTATTGGGCGGTGCTCTCTGCCATGTACTTCGTGCCGCCGTGCCGCAATGTGTTTTTCTTTCTGTTCGCCTGCTGGCTCAGCTTCCTCAACGCGGTGGTGATCCACAACCACCTGCACAAGGGGATCTTCAAGAGCAAGCGCCTCAACCGCCTCTTCCGGGGCGTGCTGAGCTTCGGCGCCCTCTACCCGGCGTCGGCGAACATCGCCTCGCACAACCTGGTGCACCACCACTTCGACGACGACGGGCAGCCCGACTGGGCGGCGCCCGAGAACGTCGACTTCCGCTGGCACCTCCTCAACCTCGTCCACTTCCCCAACGTGGTCGGGCCGAACACCTTCAACGGCGTCTCCCGCTGGGCCCGCACCACGCGGCAGCGCGATTTCCGACGCCAGTACGGGCTCGAGCAGGCCTTCGCCTTCGGCCTGACGGGCGCGCTCCTCGTCTTCGACTTCTGGACGGCGCTCTTCTTCGTCGTGCTGCCACAGCTGTGGGGCGCGCGCGGCATCCTGCGCATCAACCTCATCCAGCACGACGGGTGCGACGTCACGTCGGAGTGGAACCACTCCCGCAACTTCGTCGGGCGCGCTTTCAACTGGGTGATGTGCAACAACGGCTACCACACCATCCATCACAACCGAGCGGGCCTGCACTGGTCGGTGCTCGACGAGGTCCATGATCGCGAGTGCGGGGCGCGCACGGACCCGAGCCTGAACGAGCCGAGCATGGTCCTGTACCTGCTGCGGAGCTTCTTCTTCCGCTACTCGCGGCCCCGGACGCGGGACGTGGCGCAGGCGGAGCGGGGGCAGCGAGCCAGCGGGCTCGAGGCGCGAGAGGTGCGGCGCGCGGAGGCCGAAGCCGAAGCGCTCGCGAGCTGA
- a CDS encoding LysM peptidoglycan-binding domain-containing protein, giving the protein MSKRVVRTLLIAFALGSAPAVADAQTGVYEDQPQSLEAAARNREGVRISGNVRSRMIPQTYTVRRGDTLWDVTGRFYGNPWEWPRVWSYNPEITNPHWIYPLDTLRLLPPGEGVVIDDGSGARVVSPARTMQSGTVFLRQEGFLDRDALDSSGVVVGSPEDHMLLAPFDPIYIEFDDDYDQTPSGEWTIFRPIEADERFEGEEGELVRIFGTVRVESYDRDRRTARGTIVEALDPVERGMRVAAMPRRFDMVPPRVADRDIESRVVATLHPRLLLGEQQIVFLPVGREEGVAVGNRFFIIDVGDRWRDSLNASPDTLGPSVQTPNEPEEYPAEIVAEAIVVHTRPSSSTVMITRSTREVQVGDRAEMRRGY; this is encoded by the coding sequence ATGAGCAAGCGCGTCGTTCGGACCCTTCTGATCGCCTTCGCCCTCGGGAGCGCGCCCGCCGTGGCCGACGCCCAGACGGGCGTGTACGAGGACCAGCCGCAGAGCCTCGAGGCGGCCGCGCGCAACCGAGAGGGCGTGCGCATCAGCGGCAACGTGCGCAGCCGGATGATCCCGCAGACCTACACCGTGCGACGGGGCGACACGCTCTGGGACGTCACGGGGCGCTTCTACGGGAACCCCTGGGAGTGGCCGCGCGTGTGGTCCTACAACCCCGAGATCACGAACCCGCACTGGATCTACCCGCTCGACACGCTGCGGCTCTTGCCTCCGGGGGAGGGCGTGGTCATCGACGACGGCTCGGGCGCCCGCGTGGTGTCGCCCGCGCGCACGATGCAGAGCGGCACGGTGTTTCTGCGGCAGGAGGGTTTCCTCGATCGAGACGCCCTCGACTCCTCCGGGGTCGTGGTGGGATCCCCCGAGGACCACATGCTGCTGGCGCCCTTCGACCCGATCTACATCGAGTTCGACGACGACTACGATCAGACGCCCAGCGGCGAGTGGACCATCTTCCGGCCGATCGAAGCCGACGAGCGCTTCGAGGGCGAGGAGGGCGAGCTGGTTCGCATCTTCGGCACGGTGCGCGTGGAGAGCTACGATCGCGACCGACGCACCGCGCGCGGCACGATCGTGGAGGCGCTCGACCCGGTGGAGCGCGGCATGCGCGTGGCGGCGATGCCGCGGCGCTTCGACATGGTGCCGCCGCGCGTCGCGGACCGTGACATCGAGAGCCGCGTGGTGGCCACGCTGCATCCGCGGCTGTTGCTCGGTGAGCAGCAGATCGTCTTCCTCCCCGTGGGCCGCGAGGAGGGCGTCGCGGTCGGGAACCGCTTCTTCATCATCGACGTGGGAGACCGTTGGCGCGACAGCCTCAACGCCAGCCCCGACACGCTCGGGCCCTCGGTGCAGACGCCGAACGAGCCCGAGGAGTACCCGGCGGAGATCGTCGCGGAGGCGATCGTCGTGCACACGCGGCCGAGCTCCTCGACGGTCATGATCACGCGCTCGACGCGCGAGGTGCAGGTCGGCGACCGCGCCGAGATGCGGCGCGGATACTGA
- a CDS encoding GAF domain-containing protein: MSERLEDDVSAEVRIARLERALAREQAKTRALADISAALGSTLDLDELLALVASKITEVIDADRSTIYLLDDDGEHLVSRVAEGQGRSEIRLKVGEGLAGWVARSGEKLNIKDAYQDVRFDAEWDRRTGYRTRSTLCVPMKNRHGRILGVVQVLNKRLGPFTGEDEALLAALAAQAAVSIENGKLFISVINKNMELLEIKEQLEKRVRELDVLFEIATVSASATDPEDMLEGVLARAVRAIDAEAGAILLAEPNGDLRFRSAVGGDPEAVKAQVIRRGSGISGWVARHGKPQVVNDVEEDARHAKDIADRVGYHPRSVLAVPLSWEDGNGALELLNKHGGSSPFTDEDVRTASLIANHISTAIGLASARLRRGKQERLSTIGQLLSSVLHDLKTPMTIISGYVQLLVREDDEDERDRLAESVLRQVELINAMTRETIAFARGDRSVWVRKVYLHKFFAELKDQLERELEGRGVSIGLELRDKGIARFDEHKIQRAVHNLARNAAEALGAEGGRFDITVDRDHLDNSLLLVFEDDGPGIPEEIRHAVFESFTTHGKQGGTGLGLAIVRKIVDDHEGTIEVQSEPGKTTFRIRLPQVAGESGIHPAVA; the protein is encoded by the coding sequence GTGTCGGAGCGGCTCGAGGACGATGTCTCGGCGGAGGTGCGGATCGCGCGCCTGGAGCGGGCGCTCGCGCGGGAGCAGGCGAAGACGCGGGCGCTGGCGGACATCAGCGCTGCGCTCGGCTCCACGCTGGATCTGGACGAGCTGCTCGCGCTGGTGGCGTCGAAGATCACCGAGGTCATCGACGCCGATCGGTCGACCATCTACCTCCTCGACGACGACGGCGAGCACCTCGTGTCCCGGGTGGCCGAGGGGCAGGGGCGCAGCGAGATCCGGCTGAAGGTGGGGGAGGGGCTCGCGGGCTGGGTCGCGCGCAGCGGCGAGAAGCTCAACATCAAGGACGCCTACCAGGACGTGCGCTTCGACGCGGAGTGGGACCGCCGCACCGGCTATCGGACCCGCTCGACGTTGTGCGTGCCGATGAAGAACCGCCACGGGCGCATCCTCGGGGTGGTCCAGGTGCTCAACAAGCGGCTGGGGCCCTTCACCGGCGAGGACGAGGCGCTGCTCGCGGCGCTCGCCGCGCAGGCGGCGGTGTCGATCGAGAACGGCAAGCTCTTCATCTCGGTCATCAACAAGAACATGGAGCTGCTCGAGATCAAGGAGCAGCTCGAGAAGCGCGTGCGCGAGCTGGACGTGCTCTTCGAGATCGCGACCGTCAGCGCGAGCGCGACGGATCCGGAGGACATGCTCGAGGGCGTGCTCGCGCGGGCCGTGCGCGCCATCGACGCGGAGGCGGGCGCCATCCTGCTCGCGGAGCCCAACGGCGACCTCCGCTTCCGGTCCGCGGTCGGCGGAGACCCCGAGGCGGTCAAGGCGCAGGTGATCCGGCGCGGCAGCGGCATCTCGGGGTGGGTCGCGCGTCACGGCAAGCCGCAGGTGGTCAACGACGTCGAGGAGGACGCGCGCCACGCGAAGGACATCGCCGACCGCGTGGGCTACCACCCGCGCTCGGTGCTCGCGGTGCCGCTCTCCTGGGAGGACGGCAACGGCGCGCTCGAGCTGCTCAACAAGCACGGTGGCAGCTCCCCCTTCACCGACGAGGACGTGCGCACGGCCAGCCTGATCGCCAACCACATCTCGACCGCCATCGGGCTCGCGTCGGCGCGCCTCCGCCGCGGCAAGCAGGAGCGGCTGAGCACCATCGGGCAGCTGCTGTCGAGCGTGCTCCACGACCTCAAGACGCCGATGACGATCATCAGCGGCTACGTGCAGCTCCTCGTGCGGGAGGACGACGAGGACGAGCGAGACCGGCTCGCGGAGTCGGTGCTGCGACAGGTCGAGCTGATCAACGCGATGACGCGCGAGACGATCGCCTTCGCGCGCGGTGACCGCTCGGTCTGGGTGCGCAAGGTCTACCTCCACAAGTTCTTCGCCGAGCTGAAGGATCAGCTCGAGCGCGAGCTCGAGGGGCGCGGCGTGAGCATCGGGCTCGAGCTGCGCGACAAGGGCATCGCCAGGTTCGACGAGCACAAGATCCAGCGCGCCGTGCACAACCTCGCGCGGAACGCGGCCGAGGCGCTCGGCGCCGAGGGCGGCCGGTTCGACATCACCGTCGACCGCGACCACCTCGACAACTCCCTCTTGCTCGTCTTCGAGGACGACGGCCCCGGCATCCCGGAGGAGATCCGGCACGCGGTCTTCGAGTCGTTCACCACCCACGGCAAGCAGGGCGGCACCGGCCTCGGCCTCGCGATCGTGCGCAAGATCGTCGACGACCACGAGGGCACCATCGAGGTGCAGAGCGAGCCGGGCAAGACGACGTTCCGCATCCGCCTGCCCCAGGTCGCCGGCGAGAGCGGCATCCACCCCGCCGTTGCCTAG
- the ybgF gene encoding tol-pal system protein YbgF — MIVSLVLALGGCAPAARPATQTPSATRAAEQASAEVESRDAEALAQAQGRVRELEAQLGLARAEARSLRGDVEAMREAEATRSVRIAERCAPAEEEAPTEDRPTEDQEAWEPPASQAQAPRPVLRLYGTARPAASSDVAVLPGPDAPIMVEAPPAAAVRLPVDESVPAIPLQPVTVAPALESAAPASAQTAVVTSPRGVQPELSDPGVVAYRAALAHLTARQAPEALAGFEAFLRDHPRHPYADNAMYWRAEIHYMRRDHRRALRAFSALIERYPHGNKVPDALLRIGLCYERLGQRDRARRVFERLRAQYPDSMAARMASREDA; from the coding sequence TTGATCGTTTCTCTCGTCCTCGCCCTCGGCGGCTGCGCGCCCGCCGCTCGTCCTGCGACGCAAACCCCGTCGGCGACGCGGGCGGCGGAGCAGGCGTCGGCGGAGGTGGAGTCGCGCGACGCCGAGGCCCTCGCCCAGGCCCAGGGCCGTGTCCGGGAGCTCGAGGCGCAGCTCGGGCTCGCGCGCGCCGAGGCGCGGAGCCTGCGCGGCGACGTCGAAGCGATGCGGGAAGCCGAGGCGACGCGCAGCGTGCGGATCGCCGAGCGCTGTGCTCCGGCCGAAGAAGAGGCGCCGACGGAGGACCGGCCCACGGAGGACCAGGAGGCGTGGGAGCCGCCCGCGTCCCAGGCCCAGGCGCCGCGCCCGGTGCTCCGGCTCTATGGCACCGCGCGCCCGGCCGCGTCGTCGGACGTGGCCGTGCTGCCGGGCCCCGACGCGCCGATCATGGTGGAGGCGCCGCCCGCCGCCGCCGTTCGCCTCCCCGTCGACGAGTCGGTCCCCGCGATCCCGCTGCAGCCCGTCACCGTGGCGCCCGCCCTCGAGAGCGCGGCGCCGGCGTCGGCCCAGACCGCCGTGGTCACGAGCCCTCGAGGGGTGCAGCCCGAGCTGAGCGATCCCGGCGTGGTGGCCTATCGAGCCGCGCTGGCGCACCTGACGGCGCGTCAGGCGCCAGAGGCGCTGGCCGGGTTCGAGGCGTTCCTGCGCGACCACCCGCGGCACCCGTACGCCGACAACGCGATGTACTGGCGCGCCGAGATCCACTACATGCGCCGCGACCATCGGCGGGCGCTCCGTGCCTTCAGCGCGCTGATCGAGCGCTATCCTCATGGCAACAAGGTGCCCGACGCGCTGCTGCGCATCGGTCTCTGCTACGAGCGGCTCGGGCAGCGCGATCGCGCGCGCCGCGTCTTCGAGCGCCTCCGCGCGCAGTACCCCGACAGCATGGCGGCGCGCATGGCGTCGCGGGAGGACGCATGA
- a CDS encoding thioredoxin family protein yields MAVEELTDDTFQAKLKAADLAVVDFYAGWCGPCMMFKPKFKRLADEYTHVAFFICDGEKAPESRKTVNIENLPYFGLYRNGEFVSGFTTTKEAGFRELLEEQFGKPA; encoded by the coding sequence ATGGCCGTCGAAGAGCTGACCGACGACACGTTCCAAGCGAAGCTGAAGGCCGCCGACCTGGCGGTCGTCGACTTCTACGCGGGCTGGTGTGGCCCCTGCATGATGTTCAAGCCGAAGTTCAAGCGGCTCGCGGACGAGTACACGCACGTCGCGTTCTTCATCTGCGACGGCGAGAAGGCGCCCGAGTCACGCAAGACGGTGAACATCGAGAACCTCCCCTACTTCGGTCTCTACCGAAACGGGGAGTTCGTGAGCGGCTTCACCACGACCAAAGAGGCCGGGTTCCGCGAGCTGCTCGAGGAGCAGTTCGGCAAGCCGGCTTGA